The Methanobrevibacter olleyae genomic interval TATACGAAAATGCAAAGGAATTAAAAAATTGTTTTAAACAAAATTCTTCAAAAAAAGCGATTGAAAAATTTAAAAATTATTATAGAAAATTAATGATTCGATTCCAGAAGTTTTAATGCAATTTGTAAACAAACATGTCTTAAATCACTTCAAAAGATACATAGAATACTTAGATGATGAAAATATTGAAAAAACATCAAATAAAGTAGAAAATTACTACAGACAAACAAATCCAGAAAAAATTAAGAAAACTTACAAAACTAAAAATGGAATTCTAACATTTTTAGACTACCAAATGAAAAACTGGACAAAAAATCACATAAAAATAAAATAAGCCTATAAAATTTTACAACCTCATAAAAATAAAAAAGATAAAAAAATAATAAGGTAATAAAATAATAAAAATAAAAAAATAATAAGATAATAAAATAATAAAAATAAAAAAAGATAAAAAAATAATAAGGCAATAAAATAATAAAATAAAAAAAATAATAAATGATAAATAATGAAAATCTTATCTAATGCGTTTTCCTTCTTTTTCTATTAATCCTTTCTCTTTAATCATTTCAATGAAACGGCTATCATCATCAATGAATTCATCGTAATCTAAGACCTCTTTTTTATTAGATCTTTTTACAATAGTAAATAGATAAGAAGGCCTGCCTTTTTTAACTTTAGGAAGTTCAATCAACTCATAAAGAACCCTTTTAACAATTAAATCCTTAGAACTTTTAATAAAGCTAATCCTTTTATCAATATCTTCAAAGCTTTCAAAATCGCCATTAAGTTCTTTTTCAGCTAAAACTCTAGAACCTTTTTTCAAGTTAATTCTATCTAAAAAATGCAATTTGCTTGCATCTTTACTTTGCTGGTTAAAGAATTTTACATATTTAGGTTCATTAGCAATGACAATACTTTGAATTGCTTTTTCAACTTCAAACTCTTCATTTTTATTTAAATCATCATAACTTAAATGAGCCCTTTCTTGCCTAATAAATTCACTATCCCTTCCAAGAGGGATTTTATCCTGAACTTTTACACTAACATCATCATTTAAGTCTAGATCTATCAATGTGAAGTAATTTGTTCCAATAATACGTGCAGTTTTTTTATCTTTGCTACTTTTAGCACTTAAAACTAAACCGAAATTTTCATTTTTCATAAAAAACACCACAGAATTATCTTACATTGTACCTTAAAATGGCACCGATTCCACCAAATGCCCTGTATAGTTGCATTCCTTCCTCAGTTTCAGTAGAAATAATCTCAACAGAAGAACCTAAATCCTCTGCAATATTTGCTAAATTTTCAACTAAATCCTCTTCATTAGTGATTTTCATTTTTTCATTACATTGAGGACAAGTTAAATCTTCTACCTTTTGACCTTCCTTTTGAGTAGCTTCAGCATGGAAACCACAAGCTTGGCAATCTAAAGTTAATCTTTTAGACTTTAAGTCTTCAGAAAGTAAAAGAATATCTACAGCACCTATCTGTAAATTATTCCTAACCTCCTTCTCACCATAGGAATATAAACCATAATCATCCCTTAATTCTGCAAGGAATTTTTGTACTAATTTTTTCTCTTGAATAACACCTAATTCATCTAATGCACTTGATGCCTTATCAATAGTTTCCCTAATTCCAAATTCACCAGTATAAGAAGTATCTACAGTTGTAATAACTTTATCTTTAAGCTCATAATGCATATAATCTCCATTATAGAAGTCTTCTTTAGTACCGCCAGGTCCGCCAAGAACAATTCCTTTTAATTCATCTTTAATTGGTAAAAATTCATCATCCATGTGAGAGCCAATTCTCTTTAAGAACTCATGAGCTAATTGATCGATAACCCTATCGAACCTTCTTTGTGATTGTCCCCCTGCCTTATGTTTACCTGGAACACCACTAGTTAGATTAGCAACAATATTAATTCTTTTGCCTTTTAAAGTAGCGATAGTTGCTTCATTTCTATCAATAACAGCAATCCCATAAACTTCTTTAGATGCAATCATATCCTCCAAAGGTTCAAGGAAGAAAGTGCTGTCACAAATATACCAATAAGTTTGAACTTCTTCAGGTGGTTCAATAACTACAGTTTCCATTTTTTCACTTCCAGGACCACCTTTTGGAACCATACCAACAAATAAAACAAAGCCATTTGGTAATTCTTTATTGTCGTTAGTAATCATACGGATTCTTTGCATAATTACTTCAATAGCTGATTGAACATTTTTACGGGTAGATTTACTTTTAATGTTAGCACTTTGTCCTAATTCATCCCTCATCTGTTTAATAATATCACTTAATTGCTTGTCTGGAGGAACATACATAGAGACTAATTCAGTCCCCTTACCCTTTTTTTCAGCTAATTCCTTTAAAGTCTTTTTAAATTCATATAACTCTTTTGATGAAACCTCACTCATCTATAACACCTAATAAATGGATAAATAAATTTTTTAATAATTAACTAGTATAAAAAATTAAAATAAAATAATTCCATTTAAGATTATTCTAAACTTTTAAAAATAAATTTATTTCAAACCATGCAAATAATCTTAAATTTATATAATGTATTATATATTGGTATAAGTTATTTATAAAATTAATGACAAAATTTTAAAAAAAATAGATAAAGAATACTTAAAAACAAATAGAAAACTAATAATACTAATAAAAAAGAAAATATTATTAAAAGGCAAATAACAGGCTATTTTAATTAA includes:
- a CDS encoding DUF655 domain-containing protein — its product is MKNENFGLVLSAKSSKDKKTARIIGTNYFTLIDLDLNDDVSVKVQDKIPLGRDSEFIRQERAHLSYDDLNKNEEFEVEKAIQSIVIANEPKYVKFFNQQSKDASKLHFLDRINLKKGSRVLAEKELNGDFESFEDIDKRISFIKSSKDLIVKRVLYELIELPKVKKGRPSYLFTIVKRSNKKEVLDYDEFIDDDSRFIEMIKEKGLIEKEGKRIR
- the prf1 gene encoding peptide chain release factor aRF-1; this translates as MSEVSSKELYEFKKTLKELAEKKGKGTELVSMYVPPDKQLSDIIKQMRDELGQSANIKSKSTRKNVQSAIEVIMQRIRMITNDNKELPNGFVLFVGMVPKGGPGSEKMETVVIEPPEEVQTYWYICDSTFFLEPLEDMIASKEVYGIAVIDRNEATIATLKGKRINIVANLTSGVPGKHKAGGQSQRRFDRVIDQLAHEFLKRIGSHMDDEFLPIKDELKGIVLGGPGGTKEDFYNGDYMHYELKDKVITTVDTSYTGEFGIRETIDKASSALDELGVIQEKKLVQKFLAELRDDYGLYSYGEKEVRNNLQIGAVDILLLSEDLKSKRLTLDCQACGFHAEATQKEGQKVEDLTCPQCNEKMKITNEEDLVENLANIAEDLGSSVEIISTETEEGMQLYRAFGGIGAILRYNVR